CACCTCCACCGGCTCACCGGCCAGTTCGGCCGCGAGCAGGCGCAGAGCGGCGGTGTCCAGGGGCCGCCGGTAGTACAGGCCCAGGTCCAAGTCGGAATCGGGACGGTGCGCTCCTGTCGCCCGGCTGCCGCCCAGGCACACCCCGACGACGCCGCCCACTTCGGCCAGCCGATTCGCGATCTCCACCATGCGATCCACGCAGGCCAGTGTGCACAGTCGGACGGCTGTCGGCGACCGAGTTCCCCGGAGTTCGTGAGGGTCGGTCGCCGCGCGGCTACCCGTCGAGGACCGGCGCCGCCGTGTCCTTGCTCGCCGCCCGTGCGATGTTGCGCGCCATCCCGCCGAAGACGACGGCGTGGAACGGCGCGACGCTCCACCAGTACGCGTGCCCGAGCAGCCCGCGCGGATGGAAAAGGGCGCGCTGCCGGTAGCGCGTACGGCCCCGCTCGTCGCTCTCGACGCGCATCTCCAGCCAGGCGAGTCCGGGGAGCCGCATCTCGGCGCGCAGCCTCAGCAGCCGGCCCGGTTCGATCTCCTCGACGCGCCAGAAGTCCAGCGAGTCGCCGACCCGCAGCCGGGCGGCGTCGCGGCGTCCCCGGCGCAGCCCGACACCGCCGACGAGCCGGTCCAGCCGGGCCCGTACGGCCCAGGCCAGCGGGAAGGAGTACCAGCCGTTGTCGCCGCCGATGCCTTCGACAACCCGCCACAACGCCTCGGGGCCGACGTCCACGGTCAGTTCGCGGTGGTCCGTGTAGAGGCTGCCGCCCGCCCAGTCGGGGTCGGTCGGCAGCGGGTCGCTCGGTGCGCCGGGGACGGAGGCGGAGGACCAGCGGGTGGTCACCTGGGCGTCCTGGATCCGCCGGAGCGCCAGAGCCAGCGCCTCCTCGAAGCCGAGGGGCCCGCCGGGTGCGTCGGGGACGTACCGCGCGATGTCGTTCTCGTGGCAGACGACCTCGTGCCGGAGGGACTCGGCGAGCGGCCGGGCGATCGAGGGGGGTACGGGGGTGACCAGGCCGATCCACTGGCTGGAGAGGGCCGGTGTGAGGACCGGAACGGGCACGATCAGCCGGCGCCGGAGTCCGGCGACGGCGGCGTAACTGTGCATCATCTCCAGATAGGTGAGGACGTCGGGGCCGCCGATGTCGAAGGCGCGGCTGACGTCGGCGGGCATCCGGGCGCTGCCGACGAGATGGCGCAGGACGTCGCGTACGGCGATGGGCTGGATCCGGCTCCGTACCCAGCTCGGTGTGACCATCACCGGGAGGCGTTCGGTGAGATACCGCAGC
The nucleotide sequence above comes from Streptomyces sp. NBC_01716. Encoded proteins:
- a CDS encoding SDR family oxidoreductase is translated as MTYADPAPAPDPAPALHCLVTGATGYIGGRLVPELLDAGHRVRCLARTPEKLRDHVWAGRAEVVRGDVTDAGSVGDAMRGIDVAYFLVHSLGTGSGFERTDREAARIFAEQAHAAGVRRIVYLGGLAPVGVPERNLSPHLRSRTEVGRILLGSRVPTTVLRAAVIIGSGSASFEMLRYLTERLPVMVTPSWVRSRIQPIAVRDVLRHLVGSARMPADVSRAFDIGGPDVLTYLEMMHSYAAVAGLRRRLIVPVPVLTPALSSQWIGLVTPVPPSIARPLAESLRHEVVCHENDIARYVPDAPGGPLGFEEALALALRRIQDAQVTTRWSSASVPGAPSDPLPTDPDWAGGSLYTDHRELTVDVGPEALWRVVEGIGGDNGWYSFPLAWAVRARLDRLVGGVGLRRGRRDAARLRVGDSLDFWRVEEIEPGRLLRLRAEMRLPGLAWLEMRVESDERGRTRYRQRALFHPRGLLGHAYWWSVAPFHAVVFGGMARNIARAASKDTAAPVLDG